A portion of the Thermoflexus hugenholtzii JAD2 genome contains these proteins:
- a CDS encoding alcohol dehydrogenase catalytic domain-containing protein, translating into MISHARALIYHSREDLRIAEVPLRPLTEGEVLVRIRVCGLCPGEIMDWYMAKKAPFTPGHELVGEVVAVGSGVTAFRGGERVVVHHHAPCGACRFCRRGDSVHCPTWRSTRLIPGGLSTYAIVPPPVVERDLLPIPDHVPDEAAAFTEPLATVVKALRRAGLREGDRVAVIGLGVMGLLHGMVALRWGAERVWGIERLPARREIAVRFGILPLSPEEAAERIREESEGWGADVVVVGPGSVEAIELGWSLAAPGGTLLLFTPTPPEARWPVDVHTLYFREIRVIPSYSAGPPEMREALALLSEGLPVESLITHRLSLEEAPQGYQAMRSYEALKVLVYPFR; encoded by the coding sequence ATGATCTCCCATGCCCGGGCCCTGATCTACCACAGCCGGGAGGACCTGCGGATCGCGGAGGTTCCGCTGCGGCCCCTAACGGAGGGGGAAGTATTGGTGCGCATCCGGGTCTGCGGGCTGTGCCCCGGGGAGATCATGGACTGGTATATGGCGAAGAAGGCTCCCTTCACCCCCGGCCACGAGCTGGTCGGCGAGGTGGTGGCCGTGGGCTCGGGGGTCACCGCCTTTCGGGGCGGGGAGCGCGTGGTGGTGCATCACCACGCCCCATGCGGCGCGTGCCGGTTCTGCCGGCGGGGCGATTCCGTGCACTGCCCCACCTGGCGCTCCACCCGCCTGATCCCCGGCGGCCTCAGCACCTACGCCATCGTCCCCCCGCCGGTGGTGGAACGGGATCTCCTTCCGATCCCCGACCATGTCCCGGATGAGGCCGCGGCCTTCACCGAGCCTTTGGCCACAGTGGTGAAAGCCTTGCGGCGGGCCGGGCTGCGGGAGGGGGACCGGGTGGCGGTGATCGGGCTGGGGGTGATGGGGTTGTTGCACGGGATGGTGGCCCTGCGGTGGGGGGCCGAACGCGTGTGGGGGATCGAGCGGCTTCCCGCCCGCCGGGAGATCGCCGTCCGGTTCGGGATCCTCCCCCTATCTCCCGAGGAGGCAGCGGAGCGGATCCGGGAGGAGAGCGAGGGATGGGGGGCGGACGTGGTCGTCGTCGGCCCGGGCTCCGTGGAGGCCATCGAGCTGGGATGGTCCCTCGCGGCCCCGGGAGGCACTCTTCTGCTGTTCACGCCCACACCTCCCGAAGCCCGCTGGCCGGTCGATGTCCACACGCTCTATTTCCGGGAGATCCGGGTGATCCCCAGCTACTCCGCGGGCCCTCCGGAAATGCGCGAAGCCCTCGCCCTCCTCTCGGAGGGCCTGCCGGTGGAA